A single window of Deinococcota bacterium DNA harbors:
- a CDS encoding sulfite exporter TauE/SafE family protein, with protein sequence MTALGLMALVAVFFFTSVIGVVTGANSLITVPAMLQVGIDPRVAIATNMLALTFLSIGGTLPFLGRGVLDRRRLPLLVILTLVGSVLGALLVLVVAVEALPLLIALFMLVIVLFMLFNRGAGVAPAAAPTRAGEVAGYAATLALGVYGGFFSGGYVTLLTAAYVAFFGMSFLQAVAVTKLVNVFSSLVATLVFAFQGLIDYRLGLVLSLTMFVGGLSGARLAMRLEGPWLRRLFLAIVILLALKTLLYDVLWRALG encoded by the coding sequence GTGACCGCGCTCGGTCTAATGGCGCTCGTCGCGGTCTTCTTCTTCACCAGCGTCATCGGCGTGGTGACCGGCGCCAACTCGCTCATCACCGTGCCCGCCATGCTCCAGGTCGGCATCGACCCGCGCGTCGCCATCGCCACCAACATGCTGGCGCTCACCTTCTTGAGCATAGGCGGCACCTTGCCCTTTCTCGGCAGGGGCGTCCTCGACCGGCGGCGGCTGCCGCTCTTGGTCATCCTCACCCTGGTGGGGTCCGTCCTGGGCGCCCTGCTCGTCCTCGTGGTGGCAGTGGAGGCCTTGCCGCTGCTCATCGCCCTCTTCATGCTCGTCATCGTCCTCTTCATGCTCTTCAACAGGGGCGCCGGGGTGGCGCCCGCGGCGGCGCCCACGCGCGCGGGCGAAGTCGCCGGCTACGCCGCCACCTTGGCGCTCGGCGTCTACGGCGGCTTTTTCAGCGGCGGCTACGTCACCCTGCTGACGGCCGCCTATGTCGCCTTCTTCGGCATGAGCTTTCTCCAGGCGGTCGCCGTCACCAAGCTCGTCAACGTCTTCTCCTCGCTGGTGGCGACGCTCGTCTTCGCGTTCCAGGGGCTGATCGACTACCGGCTGGGACTCGTCCTCAGCCTCACCATGTTCGTCGGCGGGCTCAGCGGCGCGCGCCTCGCCATGAGGCTGGAGGGTCCCTGGCTGCGGCGCCTCTTCCTCGCCATCGTCATCCTGCTGGCGCTCAAGACGCTCCTCTACGACGTCTTGTGGCGCGCGCTGGGATAG
- a CDS encoding tripartite tricarboxylate transporter TctB family protein: protein MTKGVNTHLISGSIGLAVCLIFWFARGNLSPFSLMFPNAVLLIIATVSAALVVVGLRRPEMQPLFAEGSRRRLIVTALTLLFWFFAIGLVGFFTASVVAFSFLVWYLASANHRVGPSRLALWVVIVAAEVGFFYLVFTRLLHVPLPRGLFF from the coding sequence GTGACTAAGGGCGTCAACACCCATCTCATCAGCGGCTCTATCGGCTTAGCGGTTTGTCTCATTTTCTGGTTCGCTCGAGGCAACCTCTCCCCCTTCAGCCTCATGTTTCCCAACGCCGTGCTACTCATTATCGCCACAGTTTCCGCGGCGCTCGTGGTCGTGGGCTTGCGCCGTCCCGAGATGCAGCCGCTCTTTGCCGAGGGCAGCCGCCGCCGACTCATCGTCACCGCGCTCACGCTCCTCTTTTGGTTTTTCGCGATCGGCCTGGTGGGCTTTTTCACGGCCAGCGTCGTCGCGTTTTCCTTTTTGGTCTGGTACTTGGCATCGGCTAACCACCGCGTCGGGCCGTCACGACTCGCCCTCTGGGTCGTCATCGTTGCCGCTGAGGTGGGGTTTTTTTACCTCGTCTTTACCCGTCTTCTCCACGTCCCCTTGCCGCGGGGTCTGTTCTTTTGA